A stretch of DNA from Misgurnus anguillicaudatus chromosome 15, ASM2758022v2, whole genome shotgun sequence:
atgCTGGTGTGCAACTTGTTTTAAAAAGCTGGCGGGGAAAAGTTAACATGTActtacacacacttacacaccaaaagaaatgtaaatcCATGAAAATGAAATATGGGCTCTTTAACTTCTTCACTATTCAATCTTATTTCATGACTTTCAGAGCAACTTCAATTCCTTTACAAACTTCTAGGTGACCCCTCCTTTGGGAATTCTCAGtctatttttataaaatctaaTCATGGTGTTAgattagttcacccaaaaatgcaaAAACCCAAAAGGATATTCAGATAATCTGTTCAGACAAAATGCTGATCAGAAAGTGATATTGGTGGTGCATATTTCTATTAATTGAACTGGATGTCTGCCTGCCCGCAGTGCCTGCTAGCTGTTCTGGTGTAAAAAGCTGGGCTCTTCGCTTCCCGTATGCCTCCCAATGCCTGGAcaacttcagccagcttcttAAAAAGAATAATGTTACCCTGCCCAAGCTGCCCTCACTGTCCCCTGACCTTCTGCTGCTGTACCAGGAGCTCTCGCAAAAACCCAAACAGCGCCTCCAGAATGCTTTCCTCCGTCTCAACAACCTCAAGTCCACGTAGATCATCTCAGCAGCACACTGTAGACCTGAAGTTAGAAGCTGTAGCTAGTGGATTTAGTGCTGTAAATAGCCAGAAGATCATGCTAAAGTGCTAAAGAAATTATTTCTTATTAAGTCCTCTGCAGAAAGCCATCAAACCTCCAATTTCAGGTGAAAGACTGTGTTAGGCTGTGCTGTGTTAGGCTGTGCTGTGTTAGGCTGTGCTGTGTTAGGCTGTGCTGTATTAAGCTGTGCTGTGCTTGGGAATGTATCTCAGTCAAATCATGTTtcaaaaatagtttttagttTTCCAAGACACAATGCAAACTTTCTGTGATATAAAGTGGACAATCTAAGGGCAtgtttacacgagaacgctcgagggtgaaaacgtaaaaatattttatcggatgtgcctttcgtttacgtGGCGACGGCGTTTTGGGggcttaaaaaagcaaaaaagtgaaaccacccttcagagtggaaatcttaaaaacgatctacCGTCGCATTCTCGTCTAAagagtaaaaacgcaaaagtctgctcacggtggctctcgtcgcgtacgcatttacgtcacaggcatgcgccagttcaggaaaataacaacaaacatgtcggattatttccatacgtcgaaccttcaagttgccatagcagctctgataaatatacaagtctttccagcagttatacgaaatattcacagctagtattactgatcagagaaggcgcCAATTCCTtggaggcaaaccagacggctttggacgagacctgggagaaccaggaagaaggttgtacgcaggcacacggacttggtgttgttgtgtgtcagggCTTCACATTGCCCcctagccgcctggagtgcatactacatcgaatatcacacacttttgcgtcaccatgtgcacgcagatttccccctcaaaacgcttgtataaacgcggaataaaaagtgataacgcaacgccacttttgcggtttcttttcagatcgtttccatgtaaacgtagcctaagTACACTacttttctaaaatgtttattcCTGTAGCCAACTGTGAAGTGAGTaataaaagaaccatttttggatCCTCAGAGAACCATTTGTGAACCTTTATtcactacaaagaaccttttgtgtaatagaaaggttcttcagatattaaaggttctttatggaaccatacagccaaaaatggttcttctttgGCATTGTGTGGCACCTTTATTTTGAGTGTATTGAATAATGAGTGTCTGATTTTTCagtgatacatttttttttttgttttcagaATCCACTCATGTAAATCCAGCGCTAAAAGTGGAGGACATAGAGGATGGAGAATTGATGGTTCCTCAAATCATTGTGGCCCCAGAGTCAGAGTCAATGACCCTCACTGTTCCCCAACAAAATCTGACTCCACGCAGGTCAGAGTTTTAATGTCAGATCTTTTACTTGAATAAAAAGATTTGTAAAAAATTCACTAAAATCGTTTTTTGTCTCCATCACAGCAAAGCTGTGGACTTAGAGTAAGCTGTTCTTCATTTATAAATTGTTAGTCCTACCCTGTTGGAAAATTTGACTTAAACTGCACTCTTAAATAAAGAGGTGCTTAACGGTGCCTTTAGAAGATAAACAATGTttggctgaatggttctttgaggaaccagaaacggttcttctatctataaccccattcacacagatctttggtcccagaaaatacccgtaaaaattgccagacaagcgtctgtgtgaacgcaaacatgtCCTGTACATCTTCTGAGATcattgccggaaagaggacatAGTACACagaaaaccctctgtgtgaaaaAAAAGgccgaaacaatgccgtaatgggagtgtcgtagtgaggacgtgtgcgtcatcacaacaaaagttatggtttagCGCTTTAAAACGAGAGATTTTCATGCATATCAACACAACGAGAAATGTCGCAAACTaaattgaagcagttatcaggaaatgataaataagaagcataaacaatgacgcgtaacatgaagttggttcaactctttaaaatgagggatttacaacattcacgacgagaaatgtcagcaaactggactgaagcagatatcaggtaagttagctcgtcacttactgtgttgaaacggagatcattcagcagcataaagaATATCGCGCCATGTGCTCattgagcttataataaacaaaaatgcctgcgcgtcatcccaacaagatatagtGTTCAGCTTCTCAAAACgaaggttttaaatgcatataaacaatcacaatgaggaatgtctgcaaactgtattaaagcagagatcagggagctcgtccactctgaagctgagatcattcaccagcattagaacggTGCGTAACAagctcctttatagtcttatcataaacaaaaatgcacgcaagGTGGTTTCTGGacagagaaataataaataatatgcaaacttcagacgccaCGTAGAagaaagtgcaggactttatacaggtcacgtgtctttctgggaccttgcagatgccggcaaatcattggcagtgtgaatgaacaaaaaattaaACGATCTGGgaaaatccaggatgcattttccgtATATTTttcggaatgtctgtgtgaaaaaggCTTATGACATCGcagccttttaagcacctttattttaaggGTTTTGGTCTAACAGGCATCCGGTGGTCATGCTGGTTTTTGGAACATGGTCTCATGTTGACCTGCCATTGACAAGCCTGAACCAGCTGCGCTTCAAAACAGCTACCagtttaaactaaattttccATCAgggttaaaggggtcatattatgagattttttaaaatatgtaaaataagtctttggtgtccccagagtgcatatgtgaagttttagctcaaaatactccacatataatttattataacatgttaaaaatgccactttgtaggtgtgagcaaaaatgtgccgtttttgcgtgtgtcctttaaaatgcaaattagctgaatgcaaacactgatcgccataatggtagtttattgaaattgaaactcaattgtgcaaaatctgaatgacctgtttttcaaatgcttgcagagtataactaagttactgggtttttctttatcacgttttctaggttaacagatgcactggggacccaattatagcacttaaacatggaaaaagtcagatatgTCCCCTTAAAGATGTAGGATCCCTGTAGTTACCCCATTGTTTAACTGTAATAAGACAGTACCTTTTACATCTTGTCCTTCAGAAAGATTCCCCAATCTGTTGGTGATGATGATGCAAGTCTGAAGGAGGATGTGAGTCAGACTGTTGCCCTCCGTGTGGATGAGTAAGTCAAGAGCTGGTATATTAGTTAACTTTATCATTCAAAAGGATCAATGCTTCTATTCTTCACTGTGACATGGTGTCATTTTCTTAAGAGAACTCGAGCGGCCCATGTCTGCAGCCAGTCAAAAAAGTATAGTGGTGAATGAGCGTCTGCAGGAGCTGGTCAAGCTGTTTAAAGAGCGAGCGGACCGTGCGAAAGACAAACTGATCGACCCGGATGAGTCCGATCACGAGAGCCCATCAGCATGTGAGTACAACATTCATCCTGATCgtgagtgtgtatgtgtttaGGTCTATTTGTTTTTCTCAGGTGGTAAACCTGTTTAAAAACGATCATTATTTTTGCAATTTTGACACATTCATCATTTAACTCAATGATATAATATTTGAACCTCAGCTCCAGCCAAAAAGGCAGATGAAGCCCCACCTCCACCACCTCCTGAGGAAAAGAAAGATGAAGGTGCAGAAGAGGAGAAAGTAGAGGAGGCGCAATTCTATGAGTTTATGGGTCACAATTTTAAAGTTCCCCAGTTCAGAATGCCTCAGATTCCTGATTGGCTCAGAGTCATACTGGAGTACCGCTTCCCATCCAGCATTGACCAATACACAGGTGAGATCACAGTCAGTCACTTCTAAGTACAACGTTGCACCTTTAAGATGCTGATGCAAAGACAACTCACAACTAGTTTTGCTCTGACTGTATGATTAATGTGTTTATCTGATCATTCTTTCTGTAGATCTGATCTATGTCGTTTGGCTTTTCTTTGTGACGTTCGCTTGGAATTGGAATGTGTGGCTCATCCCTGTGCGCTGGGCTTTCCCGTACCAGACACCTGACAACCTCCACTGGTGGCTTTTcatggattacttctgtgacaCTATTTACGTTCTGGACATCCTGGTGTTTCAGCCCAGACTGCAGTTTGTGAGAGCAGGGGATGTTGTGGTGAGGTCATTAGTGAACTACATATTTACAGCACACTtagaaataaagaaatatatgaTGATGTGGAGGTTAATTCTCCTCAAGTTTAGCTGGGATATAACATCCACATCAACTGACAGGTGTCTTAGTAATTCATAATTTATTGACATAATCCACTAATGTTTAATAGCCAGAATTTGTTCAAATGTATTTTGCCTGTTCAATTTATTGTTTCAatgttttagttgtaaatatgCATGTGTGCTTATCTTTAAAACCAAGCAGAGTGTATTTACTTGTGaagcaaaaacagttttttaagtTTATGCTCAAAACAAGAAAAACATATGCCAATGGAGAAGGAAAATAatcttgttttttcttttcaagTAGATTATCTCACTCAGTTGGCAAACAGCTTTTGTTAGATTTTTCAGAAAGCAAaacatgaaatattttatcgttttgctttttaagttaaaatatgtgtttgaagaatgtttagataatggaaataacaaaaataagcatttttttataaataaatgtgcttaactcattcccccgccagccattttttttaggttgcccgccagcattttttgtgtttttcacaaaagttcaacagaatgccttccagaaaaaatttcttctaaaaaatataaacatacaaatatatccataaaagaacagaccctctcctttcaaacaaataataaacaaacaaaacgagaaaaaaacgtttcatcctatctatattttgtTCTCTGCCTTTAaactcttaaaggaaaacaccacagtttttcaatattttactatgttttacctcaacttagatgaattaatacatacctatcttttttttcaatgcgtgcacatctttgtacagcgcttcatgaatgtgttagcatttagccaagAGACAtttattcctatggctccaaacaaaagttttattttgtgccaccatacttactcgtgtgactactcatgtaacagtctttaaattgggaaaacatggaagtgtttggtggcttataaattcatccctgtttggagccataggaatgaatggggctaggctaaatgctaacatatttacaacgcactgtacaaagattaagtgcacgcattgaaaaaaaattgatttgtctaagttgaggtaaggacatagtaaaatattgaaaaactgtggtgttttcctttaaatatgggtatttttatttaaaaaaatatactttttttagcaaaaagctgaaataattggattttttggaaggaattttgttagagaacAGAATCAAACAATTATCAAACCATACACAGAGATTAAAATTAGTgaataattttattgtttttataaattgggtaagtgtgcTTTTTAGTGGATAATCGAGGTATTACAGGTATTAACCATAAAACTTCATCAGTTacacgttttttatgcaaatgttttctcttaattgacaaggtaacttgtcaatggcggggaaatagttaatttatatttttttgtactttaatagcattactaaaatgttaaatgacatgttattttgttaatgtctattaatagttttttttctgttttgtttgcttTAGTGTGACAAAAAGGACATGAGAGAGCACTACATGCAAACTGAACGATTTAAGGTGAATTTTTAGTTCATGCTAGCATTTTTTTATCTTGCAGGGATCGTTctctcaaaaatgtaaattctgtcataatttactcatcctcaagttgttttaaacctgtattgaTTTCTCTGTTCTGCctaacacaaaggaagatatttggagacatgtttgtaaccaaaccatttttgagcaccattgacttctatagtagtattttttcctaccatgggagtcaatggtgcttctgttttctGCTTCATTGCAAATATCTTCCTTGGTGTTCGGCAAAACATAggcatttatacaggtttgtaactaAATAAGGGTGAGCAAATAATACGGTTCTCATTTTTGGGGGAACTATCCCTCTAAGGCACTGACTGAACATATAACATTAGTGTGTTATTTAAAGAGATTTCTATGCtgattgtttttatattttctctGTTTGTTTCAGATGGATGTGATCAGTCTCTTTCCTCTGGATTTCCTGTATGTCTTCACAGGTGTCAAATCAGTCCTGCGTTTTCCTCGCCTTCTTAAGGTGAGAtctgtcacaaacacacacatttattcaaATTTACTCTGTGATTAAATGTACACTTTCCATCTTTATATTGCAGTACCATGCATTCTTTGAGTTTAATGATCGTCTGGAAGCTGTGATGAGCAAAGCTTATATTTATAGGTAAGACCACAGATCACCACCAGAGGACACCATATCACACAGTAACTTTCTCTTAAAGAAACAGtgcacctgaaatctgtcattatttacttagcATACTTTTAAACTTGTATGATTGTCTTCTGTTTACCTGAAAATGTGATATTCGGCAGATTGTCACTGTTCTTACCAGTCATGTAGGCTTTGCGCTGCTTTTATCTCTTAagcataatttaaaatatagtttcatatatttatttttaaaacgtACAGTTATCTTATCTAAAAAATTTTAGATTACTTGAAAACAAGACGAAAGTTCTATCGCAAAAGCTCATAACCCTATTTCCTTTTTTGTATGATAAATACTCATACATCAGTGTTGTCCACAGAGGAAAGTCTGGATGGATTTTTAACCTACAAGTTGTATTTTGTCATCTCTTTAAAACAGCCAATTcaattttaatcattattttttgtaactttcTTGTATTTTTAATAAACTACTCTTTTCAGGGTGATCCGGACGAGCGCATACCTGCTTTATTCACTGCACTGTAATGCCTGTATTTTCTATTGGGGGTCTGATTATGAAGGTTTGGGCTCCACCAAATGGGTCTATAATGGCAAAGGAAACAGGTgatctgacatgtgtgcacttACAATACTACTTACAGTCAACAAACTTTTAgtttgtgtataatttttagtTTGTGTGCTGTAGTTATATACGCTGTTATTACTTCGCTGTGAAGACATTGATCACCATTGGAGGTTTGCCTGATCCCACAACCGTCTTTGAAATCGTATTCCAGCTTGTCAACTATTTTGTGGGAGTTTTTGCTTTCTCCATCATGATTGGTCAGGTGAGAGCTTTTACTGCATGTCCATATTTCAGCCCAAAATAAAAAGAGAGCAAAaggaaatattttgtttaaaggtgcactgtgtggATTTTAGCACaactagtggtgaggttgtgaattgcacgatgtatgtagataaaaactagataattaaaacataacaatTCATTATGTAAGATCTTTATACACTATATAGAGCTCTTTATATTAgaatatattgcatttctgtcaatagatcctcCGAAAAAAATCCTCATTATTGTGATATTTTCCATGCAGtataaatttggtgtttttcatGTGTGTGTAGATGCGAGATGTTGTCGGAGCTGCCACAGCTGGTGAGGCGTACTACAGACACTGTGTGGACAGTACTGTAAAATACATGTCCTCCTACAAGATCCCCCGTGAGGTCCAAAACCGTGTGAAAACCTGGTATGACTACACCTGGAAGTCGCAAGGCATGCTGGGTAAGCAGAAtctaattgcattttttataattGCATGTCTTAAGAAGGTGTCTGTAAAATCGGTATGTGTGCCTTCAGATGAGCAGGAGTTACTCATGCAGCTGCCTGATAAGATGCGTCTAGACATTGCTGCAGATGTCAACTACTCCATAGTCAGTAAAGTTGCACTGTTTCAGGTGAGCAACCCCTCAGGCTGTAAAATCAGCTTATTCCAGTTTGAGCCAGTCCGGCTTGTTTATAAAACTTGTTAGCTGGTCTTGCAGTGTTTAACAacttgcatttacatttattcattagcAGATACTTTTAATTCTCAATTAATCTAGCACTAAATGCACTAAAACAGCATTCAGTAAAATTCCTATagatttataaatgtaaacctTCTTTACAGTAACTATTGTGGCCAATGGGATTAAATGGATAAAGGAAACACCACTcacaaattttgttaaaaatatttatgcaatACAATTTGCTCTTGACTTTCTGAGTTTTCTCTTTGTTGCAGGGGTGTGACAGACAGATGATATTTGACATGCTAAAGAGACTGAAGTCTGTGGTTTATCTTCCAGAAGACTTTGTCTGTAAAAAGGTACAATATATAACTCTATGTAATAAGAAATAACagataaaacaatatttaattaTCTGATAACTATAAATTACTatgtgtatagacggtttcagcagtaacaacataaacaagcggctgtcacggtccgcacgtaacttccggtagactttgctaagaataaataacaacaaagttctttaaagtttatttatataacaagcaaaaaaataacacatagattaccgaggaaaccaaaacatttgttatttttgatgaggcatttgttcaagagatcagtttagcaactagtcagaccattaaaaaaacgaaaccggaagttcggatccagatgtgtatgtgcgtccgatgaaacggtctatattgCAATGCCGTAGTTgtgataatattttatttattagtcAGATGTATTTAGTCTTGTccaatacactgcaaaaattacgcTGGAATTAACtggaataaaatgtattaaattgcatttttttgcagATCCtgggacacatttctcaatacttaggtcatttttacaaaactcttcacacagttctcctaaccaactttcagcttggcacAGCAGTtcatttcaaattcaaaatgcactacaactaccaaaacactttattcaggtctcaaatCTACTCATTCTTCCAGGACACTAGCAAAGGTTGACATccgacaaacacactttgtcacccACAAAATAATGACCTAAACAACATGTGGCATTATACAATGTCTTCTTGTGTAAAACAAGGACACATCTCTGTTTATAATttactgcaatatatgttattggAATGAAACATGATGCAGAATTTgtcaatattttatgtagtttattttaatttttttgcactGCGTAATTCCAAAATACAAGAATTTGTATACACACCATCCACTGATACAGATACAATAGTAATGCTAATCTACTCTGTCTTCTCCATTTGGctgatttatagcatttaattttaagatttaaaatatatttcattaaaatattactgtagaaatGTAGCAAATTTCTGTCTTATTCAGGTTTGtattttgttattgtttaaCAGTTAtaagtttaacagttttgaaaacagtatgtaagcatgtgcaaattggcCTGTATGTATAAAGAGTTTTGGCAGTTTGAGTGAGAAAAGAATTCATGAAAATTTGGGAGATGTagtcattgaatgcattttgtgccaaagcaatAATAATTGATCCGCAGTTTATCCCACATAGCAtctgttgtgctcactgtgtgaagagttttgcaaaagtgacctaagtattgagaaatgtgtcctagcatctgtaaaaaataaactgtaatgcacccaaaaacaaacttattgTAAAACGCTAccaatataatatattttttagatattatatacatattatataagtaaggaataattgcgACGGGccattataagaaaataatccacacccaaggtgcaatgcacccagtgtgcattattttcaaataattcaaactggaccggagtcaattattcctcttataccacggttacaacaaacattgctctggtgcctatttttaagacatttcacaagttaggtgtgcggttatctgaaattaatgcatacccacgtaacatttctcagccaatcagtatACAGCactcaacagacccgtggtataattaagaaataattgatgACAAATGCACTAATGCTCACCCAAGGTAGAAATAACGAAATGaaagtcaatgacgccctctgccggttgggtataccaagatggccgcttgaactctgcgctggcttcatctatgcgcaatccagtcatttatatagatcagtggcgtttaaagaaaaacaatcaacacctgtggaacatttctcaaccaatcagaataaagcattcaacagacccatggtatcctgtattaaatacatttttttgcagtgtatgtttgaagttgactttttatttttagattctCAAAGCACACTGAGTTAAGTTCACATCAAAGAAAGTGTCTTTTATCTTTTAACGTCTGACTCTTATCCCGCTCGCTGTTGTGGTCAGGGTGAGATTGGCAGAGAGATGTACATCATCAAAGCTGGAGAGGTGCAGGTGGTAGGAGGGCCTGATGGGAAGACTGTGTTTGTGACTTTAAGAGCTGGCTCTGTGTTTGGGGAAATCAGGTGAGTAAACATTGAAGACCCAAATACTTAAATACGTACTTCAGTATACAGTGTACTGCACAGTCTGGAATATGTGGTTAGCTAGCATTGCACTGGTTACCTcaaacacatactgtatttaaAACTAACTCATGTGTTTAATCTTCTTCAGTTTGCTTGCGGGTGGTGGTGGAAACAGACGAACAGCTAATGTGAAAGCCCACGGTTTTGCTAACCTCTTCATCCTGGATAAGAAGGACCTTGCGGAGATCTTAGTGCACTACCCCGAATCTGAGAAGCTTCTGCGCAAGAAGGCCAAGTGAGGGGATTGGAGATCAAATCTGCACCTAGATCCCCCAAAATCCtttttataaacaaacacacacactaaatCTAATGTAGTGGCCTGACTGAGCTACTGTATCACACTTACAGATCTCCTTAGTACTAGAAATTGTTAGATATCTATTTCTCTGTGCATTCTGCTGTTATCCTCATATCACTCGTTCTCTgtatccttttttttttttcgtttttgtGCTTTTTATTTATCAAGGAAACAGAGGATTGGTTAAGCACCCTTGTTtaatgtgttttgtgtgtgtgtccttcCGTAGGAAAATGCTGACCAAAGACAAGAAACCTGCAGAAGAAAAGGTTAAGGATACGGGCGAGGTCATCCCTCCACGGCCAGAGACCCCTAAACTCTTCAAAGCTGCCTTGGAGGTTGCCAGAGGACAGACATTTACCAAGCTGAAGGAGACTTATAAAGGGGCATCTCTGGAGGTACTatacaaaacaaattaaaaatgtacGCTACACAAGTTTCCAAAAAATGCTGTCatgatgttaaaaaaaatgttagccATGCTATTTACAGTAGCTAGCCACGTATAAACTCTTCGACagtttaaagctgcaatctgtaaatTGCCTCTctgtcgccatctctgtttgaaaaattaaattgcaggttactttacACAACATTAATAATGCAGCACGTTTTATTAACCATGGGAGACAGTTAACCCTTAATATAAACTATAGCGCCCCCTTACAGCAACGTTAATAATGCAGTGCCTTTTATTAACCATGGTAGACGGTTAACCCTTTATATCAACTATAGCGCCCCCTTATAGCAACGTTAATAATGCAGCGCGTTTTATTAACCATGGGAGATGGTTAACACTTTATATCAACTATAGCGCCCCCTTACAGCAATGTTAATAATGCAGCGCGTTTTATAAACCTTTGGAGACGGTTAACCCTTTATATCAACTATAGCGCCCCCTTACAGCAACGTTAATAATGCAGCGCGTTTAATTAACCATGGGAGACGGCTAACCCTTTATATCAACTATAGCGCCCCCTTACAGCAACGTTAATAATGCAGTGCGTTTTATTAACCATAGGAGACGGTTAACCCTTTATATTAACTATAGCGCCCCCTTATAGCAACGTTAATAATGCATTGCGTTTTATTAACCATGGGAGATGATTAACCCTTTATATCAACTATAGCGCCCTCTAACTGCAACGTTAATAATGCAACGCATTTTATTAGCCATGGTAGACGGTTAACCCTTCATATCAACTATAGCGCCCCCTTACAGCAACGTTTATAATGCAGAGCGTTTTATTAGCCATGGTAGACAGTTAACCTTTTATATCAACTATAGCGCCCCCTTACAGCAACATTTATAATGCAGGGCGTTTTACTAACCATGGGAGACGATTAACCCTTTATATCAACTATAGCGCCCCTTACAGCAACGTTAATAATGCAGCGCATTTAATTAACCATGGGAGACAGTTAACCCTTTAAATCAACTATAGCGCCCCCTTACAGCAACATTAATAATGCAgcgtgtttttttaaccatggTAGATGGTTAAACCTTTATAGCAACTATAGCGCCCCCATACAGCAACATTTATAATGCAGAACGTTTTACTAACCATGGGAGATGATTAACCCTTTATATCAACTATAGCGCCTTCTAACTGCAAGGTTAATAATGCAACGCATTTTAATAACATTGGAAGACAGTTCACCCTTTATATTAATTATAGCGCCCCCTTACAGCAACGTTTATAATGCAGAGCATTTTATTAACCATGGGAGATGGTTAACCCTTTATATCAACTATAGCGCCCTCTAACTGCAACGTTAATAATGCAACGCTTTTTAATAACCGTGGTAGACAGTTAACGTTTTATATCAATTATAGC
This window harbors:
- the cngb1a gene encoding uncharacterized protein cngb1a isoform X6, whose amino-acid sequence is MFSWVVKVVPQPPAPPGKLGDEANPSATDTDVGKKQQVKEPDLAKPTEEVSEENSAQSGVLSWLSHGFSTALPQPVNTSKLVNTEAKQEDNAASSSNPSEDTTGMIGWIVQGLGKVVPQPDEKYKGHTEPEVITEVYEVKDLHDAEPLPHIPVVEIVSDEEPDTANTSFSPGVIEWIKQGLEKVVPQSPVHLQAPSSSDAKVLKAASAPVTPCRQAPTPAPVSTPAPAPAPATLEPPKVVEDSKSVSKEKEINMVGWIVQGIGRMMPQPVLPPKEESSDVVQNICILQDTCDMMLEEVDSDWETQQKEQSSGQDVQAEEQVHQESTALLQVLPNIVPQVLAMQQQDDAETQTERWTPLIESIRKEAEETAIANLEERLQQERVEAARMAEDLARHAAELAVRQLEEEHTIQIISEPKDEEQDNEDQLPNIQEEEIEEDPELQPFHEESEEENVDSKITECNVDVCPAEPSPHQSEASDQMTQSPPPPKPLKTETVSPPVTTQPERVTSLPLDRDKDQETLEDGCGESTHVNPALKVEDIEDGELMVPQIIVAPESESMTLTVPQQNLTPRSKAVDLEKIPQSVGDDDASLKEDVSQTVALRVDEELERPMSAASQKSIVVNERLQELVKLFKERADRAKDKLIDPDESDHESPSASPAKKADEAPPPPPPEEKKDEGAEEEKVEEAQFYEFMGHNFKVPQFRMPQIPDWLRVILEYRFPSSIDQYTDLIYVVWLFFVTFAWNWNVWLIPVRWAFPYQTPDNLHWWLFMDYFCDTIYVLDILVFQPRLQFVRAGDVVCDKKDMREHYMQTERFKMDVISLFPLDFLYVFTGVKSVLRFPRLLKYHAFFEFNDRLEAVMSKAYIYRVIRTSAYLLYSLHCNACIFYWGSDYEGLGSTKWVYNGKGNSYIRCYYFAVKTLITIGGLPDPTTVFEIVFQLVNYFVGVFAFSIMIGQMRDVVGAATAGEAYYRHCVDSTVKYMSSYKIPREVQNRVKTWYDYTWKSQGMLDEQELLMQLPDKMRLDIAADVNYSIVSKVALFQGCDRQMIFDMLKRLKSVVYLPEDFVCKKGEIGREMYIIKAGEVQVVGGPDGKTVFVTLRAGSVFGEISLLAGGGGNRRTANVKAHGFANLFILDKKDLAEILVHYPESEKLLRKKAKKMLTKDKKPAEEKVKDTGEVIPPRPETPKLFKAALEVARGQTFTKLKETYKGASLEPSTSAYGSTATGPIPPPSPIHRRSPIPRFHVPDEDDMVSETTDSTVIIRMTPRVEGEEILSVEVSPAETVQRGEEEPGKAEEK